AAGGGGCGGGACTAATGTCGCGCCCTTTTAGTTTTTCTGCTTATACCTCATAGCTAAAGGCTTAAAATTGATACTTTATCGCTGGATATTATTCGTTATCAATGTATAACCGGTGGAGCGGTAAAATCCTTAGTCAGCATATTGATCCGCTTTAGCGGGTCAGAAAAACCCATTGCGTATGATTTTGAAGCTCTAATATCAATTGCGCAAAGATCATGGTGCTGTTGATTCAGGTTGCTGATTACAGGCAGCTTAAAATCTTTTTTATAGCGGCTGAGATATTCTCTGCCTTTTCTTGACATACCAAGCAATCTCAGATACTCCGGCTCTTTATGCTGTTTGATTTCCTCTCTGGTTGTTCTTGTGATCAGATGGGTCAGCATGCGCTGAATTCTCGTCCAGGTATATCGTTTTGTTTTAACGTGCTGCATGAATGTATCAAATGACGGGCTCTTTAACGCGGCTTCAATTAAACGGTATTCAATGCCTTCTTCAACCTCATAATAAGTCTGTAGTTCCTGTGGAGAAGATGTAATCAGCATATGCTGAAGGTAAGGCCAGAAATGTTCCCAGTTCAGAAAATGACTATCCTGGCTGAATTTGCTCAATACGCGGCAGGAGTCTTTGGGAAGGTGCCCTGATACTGCTTCAAGATTCTCCTCAAAAATTTTCTTTCTGATTGAAGTAGCGCTTGAAATAAATGACTGATCTAATGACTGATCATGATAATCAGAAGATATACGCTGGATCGTGTAAGGGGTCATGTCAGAAAATTGATCTGCTGCGCGTATGTACTGATAACCGAGCATATTATTAGGCTTTGAGAGGTCAAGCCCGGATGCATCACCAAACAGTAGACGGTAGCTTTCAGCTGCTGCTGCGGGGTAGCTGTTACCGAGCTGCATCTGTTCATGGATCGTCTGCTGCAGTTGTTTAAAATCTTTTTTTTCAAGTACAAGCTGATTAATAAAAGGTTCAATTTGTCCGCTTTCACTGCCAAAGCAAAATGAATCACACCCGGCAGCATCCAACAGCTTCACAGCTCCTTCTGCAAAAATTGATGCATGCTGAACAGCAAAGTGATAAGGGAGCTCAAAAACAATATCCACGCCTCCACAAAGCGCCATTTCAGCCCGTTCTCTCTTAGGGCAGAGTGCAGGTTCGCCCCGCTGAAGAAAGTTTCCGCTCATAACAGCAATGACAACATCACGGCCTGATTCCTTCCGTGATTGTTTCACGTGGAGATGATGCCCATTATGAAAAGGGTTGTATTCAACTACTACACCACAAGCCCTCATATCTCTCACTCCTTAAATAAAGTCGAATCAATAAATGAACAATACCTTTATATTCTAACTCATTTACGTTATAATAGGGTGTAGTTTCGACCGGGCATCATAACCGGTCTTTTATTGTGCAGCCTAAAGCGTAAATACTTTCAGGTCAGTGCTTTTAGTTGTAAAGAAAAAATCTTGACATTCCTTTATACAGGGAATATAATCTACTTTGTGCCTTGAGGTGATGACAGATGAAATGGTCAATCATTCAGCTGCAGAAATATCGCAATGAGGACTTCAAGATCGATGAAACGGCAGAAATGAATGAACTGACAAACAGACACCGTGATATCAGACAGGTTGCACCTGTTCGTGTCACTGGACGTGGTGATATCAGTTCGTCAAAGATTACGTTTCACCTTCATATTGAAACAACCCTGACTTTACCATGTGCAAGAACACTTGTGGATGTTGAGTACCCGGTTTCTCTTGATACTGTGGAAACTTTTATTTTGAATTCATCATATGTTGATGAAGAATTGAGTGAAGAAGTCCATGAGCCGGAAGGTGAGGTTATTAATCTCAAACCGGTGATCGAAGAGATTCTGCTGCTTCAGGTACCACTTCAGGTCTTTAGTGATAAAGCGCTTGAAGAGGAAGGCATGGACAGCGGTAACGGCTGGGAAGTGTTATCAGAAGAGGAACTTGAAGAAGCGAGAATTGAGGAGCAGCAGGAAGAACCTGCAGCAGATCCAAGACTTGCTGATCTTGCGAAATTTTTCGACGAAAAAAAATAACCGTAAAAACTGGACCTCTGGTTCATTTTACAATCACTCTCTTTAAGGAGGTGGGAAACATGGCAGTACCATTTAGAAGAACATCGAAAACCGCTAAAAGAAAGCGTCGTACGCATTTCAAGCTATCTGTACCAGGTATGGTAGAGTGCTCTAACTGTGGAGAAATGAAGCTTTCTCACCGCGTGTGTAAAGCGTGCGGAACTTATAAAGGCAAAGAAGTAGTAGGAAAATAATTACTTCTTCTGAAAACCTGCAATAGGGACCATGGCCCTTTGCAGGTTTTTTTGTGCGAAAAAATAAGTTACCCATTCTGCTCCTGAAAATCTCATGTTACAATTATTTGCAGACTTAAAGGGAAATGGGGACTGTTTTGTATGGGGTATCAAATACATCAGAAGAATAACGTACTGGTTTTTACAATTACTAGACCCGATCGCAGAAATGCAGTTAACTATGAAGTAATGGATGGACTGGATGAAGCAGTTTCATTAGCTGAAAACGATCACAGTATTAAAATCCTTTTAATTACAGGAGAGGGTACGCAGGCGTTTTGTGCCGGTGGAGACTTACAGGAATTTCACGGGTTAAAAACGCAGGAAGAGTCTTTTGGGATGCTCTCAAGAATGGGGGGAATCCTCTACAGACTGGCTACACTTGATAAAGTAACAGTCGCGTATATTAATGGAACAGCTGTAGGTGGCGGATGCGAAATTGCTGCAGCGTGTGACTACCGTTTTGCACGCCCTGGTGCAAAATTGGGCTTCGTTCAGGGAACGCTGGCGATTACGACCGGCTGGGGTGGCGGCACGCTTCTCTATGAACGGCTTCCTGCAAATCAGGCTTTCCGTCTCCTCACTGAAGCACATATTCTAACAGGTGAAGAGTTGAACGAGTTAGGATTTATCGATCAGGTCCTTCAGGCGTCTTCAGCTGATGAATTGATTGAACAGTTTGAGCCTGTTATCCAAAAGACAGGTCCGGTTTTATCAGCCTATAAAAAAATGCTGACGAGAAAATGGATCGCCAGTGATCTGAAAGAGCGTATGGCAAGTGAAATATATGAATGCTCGGTTCTATGGGAATCAGAAGAGCATCATGCTGCAGTGGGAAGGTTTTTAAATAAATAGCTGTGTTAAAGATCAGTTCTTTTTCTTTACAGCTTTAATCAACAGCCAACTTCAACATGGTGAAATAAATCGTGTTACAAATAAAAAATAGACATAAAAAATACGATAATCGTATTTTTTATGTCTATTTTTTTATGTTCAAGCATAAGATATCAATAGATTCAGAAACTCCAGGTTAAAAGTTTACTATGAGGACTGGGGGAGTCAGTATGAAATTAAGACAGGATGGCTGGACGTCACGTGAGGATCAGTTGTTAAAAGAAAAAGTGTTATCACACATCGAACAGGGAAGTACACAGTTGAATGCATTTGAAGAAGTGGCCCTTGAACTGAACAGAACACCGGCAGCATGCGGATTTCGCTGGAATTCTTCTTTAAGAAAAGAATGCCAGAAACAGATCTCTGAAGCCAAAAGATTAAGGTATGCAAAAAGAAGGGAAGAAGAAAAGAAGTCTGTTGAAAAAGTAAGTGACTGTAATGCTGATCAGCTGATCCAAAAAATGAATCAATGGATTTCAAGGCTTGAACAAAACCAGCCGGCACTTGATATAAAGCAAAAAGCTGAGGAAGCAGAAAAAACGGGAACGCCTGGAAAAAGATAATCAGTTTTTAAAAGAACAGATCACTGAACTGAAGGGAGATTACCATGCGCTATTATATTTAATTGAAAAAGCGAGAAAGCTTGGAACAGATGATCATGACCGATCTTCAAGCGTCTTTAAGATGGAGCCCAATAGCAACCTTTTTAGAATGGATAAAAAAGCCGTCAATGAATCATCTGAACAGTTTTAGCATTGTTGAATAAAAGATTTAGTGAATAGGTACCTTTTAAACCGGCTGGTGTTAGAAGGTCCAAAGTGACGTTTTCCGCGGGAAGCGCCCGCTTTCGCTTTAAACACCAGATGAACAAATACAATTACTATAACTAAACTTTAAAACTAACATAAAAACTATAAATGATTGCGAATTGGAATCATACAAACTCTTTATTTAACTAATTTTTTCTAAAGCACTCGATTAAGCGTATCTGAACGAATTAAAAGCCTGAGACATCATCAATTTTGTCTCAGGCTTAAATATTGTTTAAGGTTTATTTAATCGTGCACCTGTTCAGTAACACCCTCAGGATACCAGACCATCGGATTTTCACCTAAGTCTCTCTCTAAATCGTATGTTACACGTTCAAAGCCCATTTTCTCCCAGAATTGAGTTGAATTTACTCTTGGATTTGTTTTGATTGGCAGGCCGAAACCTTTTGCAAACTCTACCATTGCCTGACCGTAGCCTTTTTTCTGATAGCCTGGCAGGACTTCTACTTTCCAGAGCTCAAGATAGTTCTGTGGCGGCTCAAAATACTGGTCAAACCTTGCATCTCTTTTGTACAGGTTCATTCGTGCTACTAGCTTGTTTCCTAAGTAGATTCCGTAAAAAGGTGAATCACTGTCGTTTTCAACCATATTCGTTTCGAGTTCTTCTTTCATTGACAGTTCCTGCACGCCAACTTCCCGAAACTTATTAAACTCTTCAAGAGTTTTGTAATTGATTTTTAAATTCTCCACTTTAAAAGACATTCCGGACACTCCCTGTTTGTATAATGACTTTCTTCTGAAACCGCTTTATACGGTATTTAGATATATTATAGCGCAACAGGTCAAAAAATTCTGCACATTTACCCAGAAAGCGTTTACAATAGAAGGTGGGGATGGAAAGTATTTATTATTGAAGGGGGATTTTTGTGAGGAAAATACTCATTGCGAATCGCGGGGAAATTGCCCTCCGTATTATCAGAACGTGTAAAAAAATGAATATCAAAACAGTTGCAGTTTATTCTGAAGCTGACGAGGAACTGCCTTATGTAAAAGAAGCGGATACTGCAAAGCTGATTGGTCCGCCACCTGTAGCGCAGTCCTACTTACATATTGACAGACTCCTTGAGATCGCAGCTGAGGAGAAGGTTAACGCAATTCATCCGGGATATGGCCTTTTATCAGAAAACGCTGATTTTGCGGAACGAGTAGAGAAAGAGGGCATCATTTTTATTGGTCCATCTTCTTCAGTCATGCGCAAAATGGGTGATAAAATTGAAGCCAGAAAGACAATGGTAGATGCAGGTGTTCCAGTCGTACCTGGTTATGAAAGTGAAAACATGACAATAGAAGAGGCGCGTGAAGAGGCTGCTAAAATCGGTTATCCGGTTATGCTGAAGGCAAGCAGTGGAGGCGGAGGCGTTGGAATGGTGCTGTGCGAAGATGAACAAGCGCTCAATCAGCATTTTGAACCAACGATCAAACGCTCTCAAACCTACTTCGGATCCGGGAAGTTGTTCATTGAGAAATACATTGCAAATGCGAGGCATATTGAAGTGCAGATCTTTGGGTCTGCAACAGGTGAAGTGTTCCATTTATTTGAACGGAACTGTTCGATTCAGAGAAGAAATCAAAAAGTAATTGAAGAATCTCCATCTCCGTCACTAACTGAACCCGCTAAAAACAAGTTATATCATTTAGCTGTTCAGGCGGCTGAAGCAGTCGGCTACAAAAACGCAGGCACGATTGAATGCATCCTTGATATGGATGAAAATCCTTATTTTCTTGAAATGAACACAAGACTTCAGGTGGAACATCCGGTCACTGAACAGATAACAGGTTATGATCTTGTAGAGTGGCAGATTAAAACTGCCTTTGAAGAAAAGCTGCCTGTTACAAAGCAGGAAGATATTCAGGTCACAGGGCATTCAATTGAATTCAGAATCTATGCAGAAGACCCTAAAACATTCTATCCTTCACCAGGCACATTAACAAAGGTGCATTTTCCAAATGGAGAAGGAATTAGAGTGGATATCGGCTATGAGGCAGAAAATAAAGTTACGCCTTATTATGATCCGATGATTGCGAAATTTATCGTAACAGCTGATTCAAGACACTCCTGCATTCAGGCAGCACGGCAGGCGTTTGATTCAGTCAGTGTAGAAGGTGTAAAAACAAATATTCCAATTCATAAACTTGTTCTGGATTCAGCTGAATTCATGGACGGTAAATACCATACCCAAACTTTAATGAACATAAAAGGAGAATGATGGACATGACACAAATTACATCAACAATGGCAGGAACAGTATTACAGGTACTCGTTAATTCAGGAGATGAAATTGAAAATGGCCAGGCAGTGATGATGCTTGAATCAATGAAGATGGAAATACCGGTTGAAGCAGAAACAGCAGGGAAGGTAAGTGAAGTGAAAGTAAATGCCGGAGACTTTGTTAACGAAGGCGATACACTTCTGATTCTTGAATAAATTTTGAAGGGAGATCTGATCATGCAATCTGAAACAATCCAGAGCAGGCTGAGAGAAGCCCGTGAAGATATTAAAAAAGGCGGTAAGCCAAAGTATCATGAGAAGCTTCAGGAGCAGGGGAAAATGTTTGCGCGTACAAGAATTGACCTGTTAGTTGATGAAGGGTCATTTAAAGAAGATGCGATGTTTGCCAATTTCAATGCCGGCGACCTGCCAGCTGACGGTGTAGTAACTGGAACAGCGATGGTAGATGGAAGACCTGTTTGTATTATGGCAAACGATTCTACGATCAAAGCAGGCTCCTGGGGTGCAAGGACGGTAGAAAAGATTATCAGAATTCAGGAAACGGCTGAGAAGCTGCGTGTGCCGCTATTGTATTTAGTCGATTCTGCAGGTGCCCGCATTACTGACCAGCTTGATATGTTCCCGAACCGCAGAGGAGCAGGAAGAATTTTTCATAATCAGGTCAGATTATCAGGGTTTATCCCTCAGATCTGTCTGTTATTTGGTCCGTCTGCTGCGGGTGGTGCTTATATACCGGCTTTTTGTGACATTGTCATCATGGTTGAAGGGAATGCATCCATGTATCTTGGTTCGCCGAGAATGGCAGAGAAGGTAATCGGTGAGAAGGTAACACTTGAAGAAATGGGTGGTGCGAGAATGCACTGTTCAGTCAGCGGATGCGGTGATGTACTGGCTCAAAATGAAGAAGAAGCCATTCAGCATGCAATTAAATACTTAAGCTATTTCCCTTCGAATTTTGAAGCAGAGGTTCCTGTAAAAGAATCCGGACCTGTTCAAAGCAGTGACTCTCTTTCAGGGCTTATTCCGCAGAATCAGAATGCTCCATTTAACATGTATGACGCAATTGATACTTTAATTGATCAGGACAGTTTTTTTGAAATAAAGAAGTTGTTCGCGCCGGAATTAATTACGGGATTTGCCAGAATGAATGGCAAGCCGGTCGGTATAATTGCCAACCAGCCAAAAGCAAAAGGCGGCGTATTGTTTGTAGACTCAGCTGATAAAGGCGCAAAATTTATTCAGCTTTGTGACGCTTTTAATATTCCATTACTGTTCCTTGCTGATGTACCTGGCTTTATGATTGGTACGAAAGTTGAACGGGCAGGTATTATCCGCCATGGCGCCAAGCTGATCTCAGCAATGAGTTCAGCAACAGTACCGAAGATTTCAGTAGTCGTCAGAAAAGCATATGGTGCAGGACTTTATGCAATGGCAGGCCCAGCTTTTGAGCCTGACTGCTGTATCGCACTTCCATCTGCTCAAATCGCAGTAATGGGACCTGAAGCGGCAGTTAATGCCGTGTACTCCAACAAGATTCAGGAAATTGAAGATCCGAAAGAGAAGCTTAAATTCGTTCAGGAAAAGCATAAGGAATATCAGGAAGAAATCGATCTTTACAGACTGGCATCTGAACTGATTATTGATGACATAGTTGAACCGGACGAGCTGAGAGAAGTATTGATCAGCCGGTTTGACTACTACTCGACAAAACATGTTCCATTGCCGCCTAAAAAACATCCGGTTAATCCGGTTTAAAAAATACCGCCAGAATCAACTTCTGGCGGTATTTTTTTGCAAAAAACTACGTATTTCGATACTTAATTTTGATAAACTAGTATAAAAGGGGTGATCATGATAAACATTCATATCATAGGAGCGGGATCAATTGGGCTTCTTTTTGCTCACCGCCTCAGCAAGTGCGGTCATTCAATACAAATCATTACACGTTCAGAAAAACAATCAGAGGAACTTAATCGACATGGAGTAGTAAATCAGTCTGCTCAAAAAATAACCGCAGGACCTTTGGAACATACACAATTTCATCAGGCAGATGCAGTCTTGATCGCAGTTAAACAATATCACCTTGAAGCGATTATGCCTGCCATCTCAGATATACCTGCATCCATACCACTGATCTTTTTACAAAACGGCATGTCACATCTTGAGCATTTATCATCACTTACGCATGAACACATATTTGTCAGCACGGTTGAGCATGGAGCTAAAAAGCTGAATGCCTATAGCGTTCAGCATAACGGGGTTGGCTGGTGGCGCTTAGCTGCTTACAGAGGTGAAGATGAAAAGTTACAGTCAATTCTTGCGTGTCATCATAAAGACTTTCCTATTGAATACGAATCAGATTACCTTAAGCTATTAAGGGTGAAATTAATTAAGAACCTGATGATTAATCCTTTAACAGCCATTTTTCAGGTGAAAAATGGTGTGCTGGCTGATAATCCGTACTTTAATAAAATGATGATTTCCCTGTACGAAGAACTTTCAGCAGTGTTTCCGGAAGAGATTGGGTACTGCAGCTTTCAAGACATCTTAGATCTGTGCAGAAGAACCGCAGAAAACGAATCATCCATGCTCTCTGATATTAAGGCCGGGCGGAAAACTGAGGTTGAGTCACTTACAGGTTATGCAATAAAAATTGCTGAAGAGAAAAATGTGATGCCTGTCCTCCTTATATTTTTGGAGAAGAGTATATTGGCGATTCAGATTGAAAGGGGATCGGATTAGTGGAAGCTGCAGCCATATTTTTCAGCATATTTTTATATGCGCCATATCTGATTTATCTGATTGTATTTATCATCGTTAAAAAAATATCTGCAAGGCACCGGACAGCCGTTTCTACAGGCATCCATGCAACAAATCCTTTTCTGATCGGCTCAGTGTATTTTTTGATTTTGTTTATATGGGGCCTTTCTATGTTCTGGATGCTGTGTCTGCTGATTGCGATGATCGGTATTTTATCTGCATTTTACATAAGAAGTAAAAAAGACGATTTTACGTTTGGACTTATTTTAAAAAGCACCTGGCGTCTGTCATTCTTAGTTTTTGTTCTGTTGCATATTTCATTGGTAATTGCCGGGACAGTGCTTGCCATTTATCATTCAGTCAGTTAACGAGCAATATCCTTTCGGCTTTCGAAAGTCAGATGGTATACTGACAATGGACTAATGCGGATTAAAGGAGAATGTAACAATGCTCGTAAAACAATTGGACCTTCCGGCTATTCAGCCTTTTGCGTCAGCATATATAAATGAGTCAGATCAGGCAATGAAGCATTTTCATTATTCTTACCGGAATGATTTTAAAAAAAGGCTTGAGGATCTTGACCAGAGAACGTTTATGAGAAATGAATTAGCAGCCTGTATAGAGAACTATATGGATGGATTACCTTCATCCTCAGAAACATATGCTTCTCTATCTGCTTTAAGAGAGGACGCTCCCGCTGTTGTAGGCGGTCAGCAGGCCGGGCTTTTGACAGGACCGCTTTATTCGATACATAAAGTTATCTCAATTATAAAGCTCGCCAAACAGCAGACATCAGCACTTGGACGACAGGTAGTCCCGATCTTCTGGATTGCCGGGGAAGACCATGATTTTCTTGAAATTAATCATGTGTATACAGAGTCAGAGGGGAAGTTGAAAAAGAAAGGCTACCCTGAGAGAGTGCTGACAAAGAAAATGGCCTCTGATATTGAGTATGATCACGCAGAAATGCAGCAATGGGTTAAAGACATTCTATCAGAATTCGGTGAAACCCAGCATACGGCTCGTTTAAAAGAAAAGCTGTATGAGGCTGCTGAAAAAAATACGAATATCTCACAGATGTTCGCATGGCTTATAATGGATCTCTTTAAAGAGTCAGGTCTTCTTGTACTCGATGCTGCAGATCCTGAACTTAGAAGGCTTGAATCGGGATTTTTCAAACAGCTGATTGAACAAAATAAAGAGATTAATGAATCTGTACTGGCTCAGCAGGATGTACTTCGACGTGAAGGTTTTAAGCCGATGATTGAGCTCGAAAGTGATGCAGCGAATCTCTTTATCAGAATTGACGGGGAAAGACAGCTGCTTTTTTCCGAGGGTGAATCCTTTTATGATAAGGCGGGTCGCCAATATTCACTTCATGATTTATTACACGAAGCTGAACATGAGCCTGCTAACCTGAGTAATAATGTAGTGACTCGGCCCCTGATGCAGGAGTGGCTGATTCCAACGTTAGCTTTTATTGGTGGTCCCGGGGAAATAGCGTACTGGGCTGAACTGAAGAACGCTTTTGAAAATACAGGCTTTAAAATGCCTCCGGTTGTTCCTCGCCTGACTTATACCATTGTTGAAAGGAACATTGAACAGGATGCCAGGGAGCTGGATCTATCTGTCGAACGTATTATTGCTGAAGGTGTGGATCACGAGCGCACGGCATTTTGGGAAAGGGTAAAAGATCAGTCGCTGAAAGAACTGATAGATGAAACTGAAAAGCAGCTAACTTCACAATATGAACAGATCAAAAAACTTTCTGATGAGTACGATCCTGGATTTAATCAGATCGTTGAAAAAAATCTTAACTTCCATTTAAAGCAGCTTTCTTATCTGCAGCTGAAATCAGATGATGCACTCAGGCATAAGCACCAAAATGTTCTGAGAAAATATGATCGTGTGGGGAATGCACTCAGACCAGGAGGCCCACAGGAAAGAATCTGGAACGTTTATTACTATATGAATCGATATGGAGAGTCGTTTATCAAAGACCTTCTTGACGCTCAGATCGAATTTAACCATCAGCATAATATTGTCTATATATAATGCTTAAAAGCCTGCTACAGATCGATAATCTGTAGCAGGCTTTTTTGATTTTACTAAGCATACCTGAAGAGAAATAAAAGATTGTTTTTAGAAAATTCATTTATTTTGAACTTATTATTATTACAGTTGTGTTAGAATGTGAGAAACGAGTGGTACAAAGTGGGGGACTGTGGTACATTTATTTTGAGAGGTGGGAAGCCGGATGTTCATGGGGGAGTATCAGCATTCAATCGATACAAAAGGGAGAATCATTGTCCCTGCAAAATACCGTGAACATGTGAAAGATCTTTTTGTCATTACGAGAGGTCTTGATCAGTGTCTATTTGGTTATCCCATGGATGAATGGCGGCGCCTTGAAGAAAAAGTACGTTCACTTCCTGTCACAAAGAAAGATGCCAGAGCATTTGCGAGATTTTTCTTCTCAGGTGCAGTTGAATGTGAAATTGACAAACAGGGAAGAATTAATCTTCCGAAGAACTTAATTGACTATGCGAAAATTGAAAAAGAGTGCATGATTATCGGTGTATCATCAAGAATTGAAATCTGGGATAAAGCAGTGTGGGGTGATTATCTCTCTGAATCAGAGGAATCGTTCGCAGAAATAGCAGAAAACCTGATTGATTTCGACTTATAGAATTTAATGTGTTGAGGTGGCAAGAATGTTTGATCATACTACTGTCCTTCTGAAAGAAACAGTTGATGGACTAAATATAAAAAAGGACGGTATTTATGTGGACTGTACGCTTGGTGGTGCAGGTCACAGTGAGTACTTATTATCCCAGTTATCAAAAGAAGGTCATCTTTATTGCTTTGACCAGGATGAAACAGCAATTGAGCATGCAAAAGAAAAATTGAAGCCTTATGACGGACAGGTTACTTTTATCCAGTCCAACTTCAGGCACTTGAAAAGTGAATTAAACAATCTTGGCGTCGAAAAAGTAGACGGCATTCTTTATGACCTTGGCGTCTCATCTCCGCAGCTGGATACACCTGAGAGGGGATTCAGCTATCATCATGATGCACCGCTTGATATGAGGATGGATCAGACAGCGGAGTTAACAGCGAGAGAAGTTGTAAATGAATGGGCCTATGAAGATCTGGTCAGAATCTTTTTCAGATATGGGGAAGAAAAATTTTCTAAGCAGATTGCCCGAAAGATTGAAGCAGCAAGAGAAAAGAATCCGATTGAAACGACTGCTGAACTTGTAGAGCTGATTAAAGATGGTATTCCGGCACCCGCAAGAAGAAAAGGCGGTCATCCTGCAAAGCGTATTTTTCAGGCAATCAGGATTGCAGTAAACGATGAACTTGGTGTAATTGAGGAATCGATAGAGCAGGCAATTGACATGCTGAAGCCTGGGGGAAGGATCAGCGTCATTACATTTCATTCTTTAGAAGACAGAATCTGCAAGACAATGTTTAAAGAAGCTTCTAAAGGCCCGGAACTGCCGCCGGGGATGCCGGTTATTCCTGAAGGGTATGAACCTGTATTAAAGCTCGTAACACGAAAGCCGATCACAGCAAGTGAAGAAGAGTTAGAACATAATAACAGATCACGCTCTGCCAAGCTCAGAATTGCAGAGAAAAACAAATAAAAATAGATAAATGTGAAATGGGGGAAATAGAATGATGAACACTGCAAGGAAGGTCGAGCAAAAGCCGTCCATTCAAACCGCGCCTAAAAAAGTACTGAGAAAGAGATCTTCTGCATTTACGCTTGGTGAAAAAGTAATCGCTGCTGTATTTGCTGCATTTGTTTGCTTTGCGAGTCTTCATATTATTACAGCACAGGCTGAGATCTACAGTACGAACAAAGAAATTCAACAGTTGGAATCAACTGTACTGGCCCAGGAAAATGTTAATAACGATCTGACGATTCAGGTAAGCCAGATGAGTACATATGAGCGTGTATGGGAAAAGGCGAAAGAACTTGGACTCACGCTGAATGATTCAAACGTTAAGGTTGTGCAGCAGCCATGAGGAAATTGAAAAAGAATTGGGGAGCCTACCTGCTGTTTACAGTATTTAGCGCTCTCTTTTTTTTATTGATCACACGATTTTTGACGTTACAGATTACGGGTGAAGCAGAAGGACGGGACCTTGCTGCCCAGGCACAGGCGCAATATGCAAGAAGTCAGATTCTTGAAGCGGAAAGAGGAAAAATTCTTGACCGTAATGGAGAAGTCATTGCTGAAGATACCCAAACCTATAAAATCGTTGCGGTTCTGGACGAAAACCTGACGACGAATGAAGAAAATCCTAGACACGTGCTTGATCCTGAAGGCACTGCTTCAACCCTTGCGCAGTATCTGGATTTAAGCGAAGCTGAAATACTGGATATTTTAACGCAGGAC
This region of Jeotgalibacillus malaysiensis genomic DNA includes:
- a CDS encoding enoyl-CoA hydratase codes for the protein MGYQIHQKNNVLVFTITRPDRRNAVNYEVMDGLDEAVSLAENDHSIKILLITGEGTQAFCAGGDLQEFHGLKTQEESFGMLSRMGGILYRLATLDKVTVAYINGTAVGGGCEIAAACDYRFARPGAKLGFVQGTLAITTGWGGGTLLYERLPANQAFRLLTEAHILTGEELNELGFIDQVLQASSADELIEQFEPVIQKTGPVLSAYKKMLTRKWIASDLKERMASEIYECSVLWESEEHHAAVGRFLNK
- a CDS encoding transcriptional regulator, producing the protein MKLRQDGWTSREDQLLKEKVLSHIEQGSTQLNAFEEVALELNRTPAACGFRWNSSLRKECQKQISEAKRLRYAKRREEEKKSVEKVSDCNADQLIQKMNQWISRLEQNQPALDIKQKAEEAEKTGTPGKR
- a CDS encoding 50S ribosomal protein L32; this translates as MAVPFRRTSKTAKRKRRTHFKLSVPGMVECSNCGEMKLSHRVCKACGTYKGKEVVGK
- a CDS encoding carboxylase, with amino-acid sequence MQSETIQSRLREAREDIKKGGKPKYHEKLQEQGKMFARTRIDLLVDEGSFKEDAMFANFNAGDLPADGVVTGTAMVDGRPVCIMANDSTIKAGSWGARTVEKIIRIQETAEKLRVPLLYLVDSAGARITDQLDMFPNRRGAGRIFHNQVRLSGFIPQICLLFGPSAAGGAYIPAFCDIVIMVEGNASMYLGSPRMAEKVIGEKVTLEEMGGARMHCSVSGCGDVLAQNEEEAIQHAIKYLSYFPSNFEAEVPVKESGPVQSSDSLSGLIPQNQNAPFNMYDAIDTLIDQDSFFEIKKLFAPELITGFARMNGKPVGIIANQPKAKGGVLFVDSADKGAKFIQLCDAFNIPLLFLADVPGFMIGTKVERAGIIRHGAKLISAMSSATVPKISVVVRKAYGAGLYAMAGPAFEPDCCIALPSAQIAVMGPEAAVNAVYSNKIQEIEDPKEKLKFVQEKHKEYQEEIDLYRLASELIIDDIVEPDELREVLISRFDYYSTKHVPLPPKKHPVNPV
- a CDS encoding 2-dehydropantoate 2-reductase produces the protein MINIHIIGAGSIGLLFAHRLSKCGHSIQIITRSEKQSEELNRHGVVNQSAQKITAGPLEHTQFHQADAVLIAVKQYHLEAIMPAISDIPASIPLIFLQNGMSHLEHLSSLTHEHIFVSTVEHGAKKLNAYSVQHNGVGWWRLAAYRGEDEKLQSILACHHKDFPIEYESDYLKLLRVKLIKNLMINPLTAIFQVKNGVLADNPYFNKMMISLYEELSAVFPEEIGYCSFQDILDLCRRTAENESSMLSDIKAGRKTEVESLTGYAIKIAEEKNVMPVLLIFLEKSILAIQIERGSD
- a CDS encoding acetyl-CoA carboxylase, whose translation is MTQITSTMAGTVLQVLVNSGDEIENGQAVMMLESMKMEIPVEAETAGKVSEVKVNAGDFVNEGDTLLILE
- a CDS encoding cell division protein MraZ, with amino-acid sequence MFMGEYQHSIDTKGRIIVPAKYREHVKDLFVITRGLDQCLFGYPMDEWRRLEEKVRSLPVTKKDARAFARFFFSGAVECEIDKQGRINLPKNLIDYAKIEKECMIIGVSSRIEIWDKAVWGDYLSESEESFAEIAENLIDFDL
- a CDS encoding acetyl-/propionyl-coenzyme A carboxylase alpha chain → MRKILIANRGEIALRIIRTCKKMNIKTVAVYSEADEELPYVKEADTAKLIGPPPVAQSYLHIDRLLEIAAEEKVNAIHPGYGLLSENADFAERVEKEGIIFIGPSSSVMRKMGDKIEARKTMVDAGVPVVPGYESENMTIEEAREEAAKIGYPVMLKASSGGGGVGMVLCEDEQALNQHFEPTIKRSQTYFGSGKLFIEKYIANARHIEVQIFGSATGEVFHLFERNCSIQRRNQKVIEESPSPSLTEPAKNKLYHLAVQAAEAVGYKNAGTIECILDMDENPYFLEMNTRLQVEHPVTEQITGYDLVEWQIKTAFEEKLPVTKQEDIQVTGHSIEFRIYAEDPKTFYPSPGTLTKVHFPNGEGIRVDIGYEAENKVTPYYDPMIAKFIVTADSRHSCIQAARQAFDSVSVEGVKTNIPIHKLVLDSAEFMDGKYHTQTLMNIKGE